One segment of Candidatus Micrarchaeia archaeon DNA contains the following:
- a CDS encoding L-threonylcarbamoyladenylate synthase — MGKKLAALENEYNEALRRGLETLRSGKLLVFPTDTVYGLGGDATNPEVLEKIYSVKERDRGKPFAVVMSGLEMLREWCEIPSDAAFALPELLPGPYTLIFKLKQGKKLAGRIEKIGIRVPNHFFLRKLVLDFGNPIIATSANLSGGKDPVSVKEIDAKILRSSGLCIDGGETAEKKPSTVIDWAERKVLRRGAGKFEFK, encoded by the coding sequence ATGGGAAAAAAGCTGGCTGCGCTGGAGAACGAGTATAACGAAGCGCTCAGGCGTGGGCTGGAAACGCTGCGCTCCGGGAAGTTGCTGGTTTTCCCTACGGATACGGTTTACGGATTGGGCGGGGACGCGACAAATCCGGAAGTGCTCGAAAAAATATATTCTGTGAAGGAGCGCGACCGCGGGAAACCTTTTGCAGTGGTGATGAGCGGATTGGAAATGCTGAGGGAATGGTGCGAAATACCCTCAGATGCGGCTTTCGCGCTTCCCGAACTGCTTCCAGGCCCGTACACGCTCATATTCAAATTGAAGCAAGGGAAAAAGCTCGCAGGGCGGATTGAGAAAATAGGCATCCGCGTTCCGAACCATTTCTTCCTGCGCAAGCTCGTGCTGGATTTCGGAAATCCTATAATAGCAACCAGCGCCAATCTGAGCGGAGGGAAGGACCCGGTCAGCGTGAAGGAAATAGACGCGAAGATACTGCGTTCCTCTGGCCTGTGCATAGACGGAGGGGAAACCGCTGAGAAGAAGCCCTCCACTGTAATAGACTGGGCGGAGAGAAAGGTGCTGAGAAGAGGCGCAGGGAAGTTCGAATTCAAATGA
- a CDS encoding arginine decarboxylase, pyruvoyl-dependent, translated as MASALVPKEVFFTKGVGQHRDYLSSFEAALRDAGIAPYNIVSVSSIFPPGCKMISREKGLKKLKKGQILFCVMARIASDEPNRLIASSIGCALPKDRKKYGYLSEHHAFGQTDEKAGEYAEDLAASMLATTLGLPFSPEQAWNEKEEYFKMSREIVKTTNMTQSAVCDKGGKWTTVIATAVFLF; from the coding sequence ATGGCTTCAGCTTTGGTACCTAAGGAAGTGTTTTTCACGAAGGGAGTAGGGCAGCACAGGGACTACCTGTCCTCGTTCGAGGCAGCGCTGCGGGACGCAGGAATAGCGCCCTACAACATCGTTTCGGTTTCCAGCATATTCCCTCCGGGGTGCAAGATGATCTCGCGTGAGAAAGGGCTGAAGAAGCTGAAGAAGGGGCAGATACTCTTCTGCGTGATGGCGCGCATAGCTTCCGACGAGCCCAACCGGCTCATCGCGTCAAGCATAGGCTGCGCGCTGCCGAAGGACAGGAAGAAGTACGGTTACCTGAGCGAGCACCACGCGTTCGGGCAGACGGACGAGAAGGCAGGGGAATACGCAGAGGACCTCGCGGCTTCCATGCTCGCGACCACGCTCGGGCTCCCGTTCAGCCCCGAGCAGGCGTGGAACGAGAAGGAAGAATATTTCAAGATGAGCAGGGAGATAGTAAAAACCACGAACATGACGCAGTCAGCGGTTTGCGACAAGGGCGGCAAATGGACCACTGTAATCGCGACAGCAGTGTTCTTATTCTGA
- a CDS encoding DHH family phosphoesterase yields MGFAEFEEAAREAKKIAFSFSDPLIVHHYDADGLSSGAIVKSAFLGREHRMRGIKKLDDAAIEKLMGEKEVIFVDLGNNERVRELKDVLIIDHHQIKETGKPQINPMLYGVDGGSELSSSGTAYFVFGKNADLGLVGALGDMQYPLIGANRIMCERGIAGGEIKKEIDLRFYGRFSRPLVQFLAYSDEPSIPGVAYSEERAQKLLEDLGISIRKGEEWRVYADLDLDEKKKLVSAIAELLSARRRTENLVGEVYDLPKRPRKSALYDAHEFSTVLNACGRHGKPELGIAVCLGDEAAYLEASSFLALHKRMIREGVLFARASMADLGSFLFLDARGTIDEGIIGVVCGMVLQGAQKPFIGIADGEAGDIKVSSRVGRKTGINLGNVMSCAAGKVGGIGGGHSVAAGASIPKERLDEFLIQARDFIEMEKEAIRQKAKD; encoded by the coding sequence ATGGGTTTCGCGGAATTCGAGGAGGCTGCGCGTGAAGCGAAAAAGATAGCGTTCAGCTTCTCTGACCCTCTTATCGTGCACCATTACGACGCGGACGGGCTTTCCTCAGGGGCGATAGTGAAGAGCGCTTTCCTCGGGCGCGAGCACAGGATGCGAGGCATAAAAAAGCTCGACGATGCGGCGATAGAGAAATTGATGGGGGAAAAGGAGGTAATTTTCGTGGACTTGGGCAACAACGAGAGGGTGCGCGAACTGAAAGACGTGCTCATAATAGACCACCACCAAATCAAGGAAACAGGGAAGCCGCAGATAAACCCGATGCTCTATGGGGTGGACGGAGGTTCCGAGCTCAGCTCGAGCGGAACCGCGTATTTCGTGTTCGGAAAGAACGCGGATTTGGGCTTGGTTGGCGCGCTCGGGGACATGCAATATCCGCTCATAGGCGCGAACAGAATCATGTGCGAGCGCGGAATCGCGGGCGGGGAAATAAAAAAGGAGATTGATTTGCGCTTTTACGGGCGCTTCTCCAGGCCGCTCGTGCAATTCCTGGCTTACAGCGACGAGCCTTCTATCCCAGGGGTAGCGTACAGCGAGGAGCGCGCCCAGAAATTGCTTGAGGATTTGGGAATTTCCATAAGGAAAGGGGAGGAATGGCGCGTTTACGCGGATTTGGACCTGGACGAAAAGAAAAAACTCGTATCGGCGATAGCGGAACTTCTTTCCGCAAGGCGCAGGACTGAGAATCTGGTGGGCGAGGTTTACGACCTGCCCAAACGTCCGAGAAAGAGCGCGCTTTACGATGCGCACGAATTCTCCACCGTTCTGAATGCTTGCGGAAGGCACGGGAAGCCGGAATTGGGAATCGCTGTCTGCCTTGGGGACGAGGCCGCGTACCTGGAAGCTTCTTCGTTCCTCGCCCTGCACAAGAGGATGATAAGGGAGGGGGTTTTGTTCGCAAGGGCCAGCATGGCTGACTTGGGCTCCTTTCTCTTTTTGGACGCGCGGGGAACAATAGATGAGGGCATAATAGGAGTCGTGTGCGGGATGGTGCTCCAGGGCGCCCAGAAGCCGTTCATCGGAATCGCGGATGGAGAGGCAGGGGACATAAAGGTTTCTTCCAGGGTCGGCAGGAAGACCGGCATAAACCTGGGAAACGTCATGAGCTGCGCTGCCGGAAAAGTCGGCGGGATAGGGGGCGGGCACAGCGTGGCCGCAGGGGCAAGCATCCCGAAGGAAAGGCTGGATGAGTTTCTAATTCAGGCCAGGGATTTCATCGAGATGGAAAAGGAAGCGATTCGTCAAAAAGCGAAGGACTGA
- a CDS encoding PadR family transcriptional regulator, which translates to MLRKLKMGDLGKFIVKKTVALMTLWMISKKPHTGYEVIKAFSAEGMHAMTPSRVYPLLAKLEKEGMVSGLAEARGKRKVRIYNITPAGRKNLCIASKLLCSGMKGRFFREMLHRKMTAVG; encoded by the coding sequence ATGCTCAGGAAGCTCAAGATGGGGGATTTGGGAAAATTCATCGTGAAGAAGACAGTTGCGCTCATGACCCTCTGGATGATAAGCAAGAAGCCCCACACCGGCTACGAAGTGATAAAAGCGTTCTCGGCCGAAGGGATGCACGCGATGACTCCGTCAAGGGTTTACCCGCTTCTCGCAAAGCTCGAGAAGGAAGGGATGGTGTCCGGCCTCGCTGAGGCGCGCGGGAAGCGGAAGGTGAGGATATACAACATAACGCCTGCCGGCAGGAAAAACCTGTGCATAGCCTCGAAATTGCTGTGCTCGGGCATGAAGGGCAGGTTCTTCAGAGAAATGCTGCATCGGAAAATGACGGCGGTTGGATGA
- the psmB gene encoding archaeal proteasome endopeptidase complex subunit beta, with protein sequence MEEENTKTLKTGTTTVGLVCRNGVVLASDRRATMGFLIASKDIDKIYPLSESIAMTIAGGVGDAQTLVRWMQAEIKLYSLRQGKKMSVSAASSLLANILVQYKYYPFFVQLLVGGYDNGKPRLYSVDMLGGVTEEKLASTGSGSPVAYGVLEELYKEESLAVDNLRIAAKAVSAAMKRDAASGERVDLVLVDENGFRRYSKEEVRQFLA encoded by the coding sequence ATGGAAGAAGAAAACACAAAGACTCTCAAGACCGGGACCACTACGGTGGGCCTCGTATGCAGGAACGGAGTGGTGCTCGCGAGCGACAGGCGCGCCACAATGGGCTTCCTCATAGCGAGCAAGGACATAGATAAGATTTACCCTCTTTCAGAGAGCATAGCGATGACCATAGCAGGCGGCGTGGGGGACGCGCAGACGCTCGTGCGCTGGATGCAGGCCGAGATTAAGCTCTATTCCCTGAGGCAGGGCAAGAAGATGTCCGTTTCCGCCGCCTCTTCGCTCCTGGCGAACATACTCGTGCAGTACAAGTATTACCCGTTCTTCGTCCAGCTCCTTGTCGGGGGCTACGACAACGGGAAGCCGAGACTGTACAGCGTGGACATGCTCGGCGGAGTTACCGAGGAGAAGCTCGCAAGCACAGGGAGCGGCTCCCCGGTGGCTTACGGGGTGCTCGAGGAGCTCTACAAGGAGGAATCGCTCGCCGTGGATAATCTCAGGATTGCGGCAAAGGCGGTTTCCGCGGCCATGAAAAGGGACGCTGCGAGCGGCGAGCGCGTCGACCTGGTGCTCGTTGACGAGAACGGCTTCAGGAGATACTCCAAGGAGGAAGTCAGGCAGTTTCTAGCATGA
- a CDS encoding ABC transporter permease yields MKLNDMLTYAFKSLTHSSLRTWLTILGIIIGISSVIILVSIGQGLNVSINEQLAQFGTKTIVVIPVNLDGAQGVSFGPSTMATSGKLYMKDVGEIKKLASVDLISPIITQRASLGFKGKDITSSITGVEPDIAGQISKEVADVEAGRWLTSSDRNVVVLGNDIAQKSFGKDVVSVNSYVYIDNHQYRVIGVLKKSGSSFASTDSSVFVNFQDAQDLFASTLAKDEVSAIRLTVKDDADVELVAGEIEDKLRNLHRVREGEEDFGLITPDFINSTVGTITSLLTVFLGAIAAISLVVGGVGIMNTMFMAVVERTKEIGTLKAIGASSKEILSIFLIESGAIGMVGGVLGALFAIALLLVVKNFSVPVYIDPFVVSGAFAFSFLIGLASGFIPSWNASKVSPLEALRYE; encoded by the coding sequence ATGAAGCTAAATGACATGCTGACATATGCGTTCAAGAGCCTCACCCACAGCAGTTTGCGCACGTGGCTCACCATACTTGGAATAATAATCGGCATCTCATCGGTCATAATACTGGTGTCCATTGGCCAAGGGCTCAACGTGTCCATAAACGAGCAGCTCGCGCAGTTCGGGACAAAGACCATAGTGGTGATACCGGTGAACCTGGATGGGGCCCAGGGCGTGAGCTTCGGTCCGAGCACAATGGCCACCAGCGGCAAGCTCTACATGAAAGACGTAGGGGAAATAAAGAAGCTCGCGAGCGTGGATTTGATATCCCCGATAATAACTCAGCGCGCATCGCTCGGATTCAAGGGCAAGGATATAACCTCTTCGATAACCGGTGTGGAGCCGGACATAGCCGGGCAGATAAGCAAGGAAGTGGCGGACGTTGAAGCAGGCAGGTGGCTCACATCCAGCGACCGCAACGTCGTGGTTCTTGGGAACGACATAGCGCAGAAGAGCTTCGGAAAGGACGTAGTGAGCGTCAACAGCTACGTTTACATAGATAATCACCAGTATCGCGTGATAGGCGTTTTGAAGAAAAGCGGGAGCTCTTTCGCCAGCACCGACAGCTCGGTTTTCGTAAACTTCCAGGATGCCCAGGACCTCTTCGCGTCCACGCTCGCGAAAGACGAGGTGAGCGCAATCCGGCTCACAGTCAAGGATGATGCTGACGTGGAACTTGTGGCTGGCGAGATAGAGGACAAATTGAGGAACCTGCACCGCGTGCGCGAGGGAGAGGAGGATTTCGGGCTCATAACCCCGGATTTCATAAACAGCACCGTGGGCACCATAACATCCCTGCTCACTGTGTTCCTGGGCGCGATAGCCGCCATTTCGCTGGTTGTGGGGGGAGTGGGGATAATGAACACCATGTTCATGGCCGTGGTTGAGAGGACCAAGGAGATAGGGACGCTCAAGGCGATAGGCGCGAGCTCGAAGGAAATACTTTCAATCTTCTTAATCGAGAGCGGGGCCATAGGGATGGTCGGAGGAGTGCTCGGCGCGCTGTTCGCAATCGCACTGCTCCTGGTGGTTAAAAACTTCAGCGTGCCTGTTTACATAGACCCGTTCGTTGTTTCTGGTGCATTCGCATTCTCTTTCCTCATAGGGCTCGCGAGCGGCTTCATACCTTCCTGGAACGCGTCCAAGGTCTCGCCTCTGGAGGCGCTCAGGTACGAATAG
- the pyrB gene encoding aspartate carbamoyltransferase: protein MDMISMRDLDKKTATAIFGRAAKIEKGVFKERKGILATTFFEPSTRTKTSFLSAASRLGLKIIDFNPENSSLIKGESFSDTIRMFDNYADVLAVRHPKEGSARLAARLARHPVINGGDGANEHPTQALIDLYTIQKEKGKLEGLNVVLFGDLKHARSMHSLIYGLAMFGAKMRMVAPQGLEVSQDILEEIKGKFGAKVQLGNEPDFSGADVVYVVRVQEERFVDKYEAKKIKEKFRLRLADLEKAKKDAIVLHPLPKIDEISSDVDGSRYARYFEQAANAVPVRMAVIEYCLDRK from the coding sequence ATGGACATGATCTCGATGCGGGATTTGGACAAGAAGACCGCGACGGCTATTTTTGGGCGCGCAGCGAAGATAGAGAAGGGCGTTTTCAAGGAAAGGAAAGGGATACTCGCGACCACCTTCTTCGAGCCCAGCACAAGGACCAAAACCTCCTTCCTGAGCGCCGCCTCGCGCCTGGGGCTGAAAATCATAGATTTCAACCCTGAGAACAGCTCCCTGATAAAAGGGGAAAGCTTCTCCGACACGATACGCATGTTCGATAATTACGCCGACGTGCTCGCAGTGAGGCATCCCAAGGAAGGAAGCGCGAGGCTCGCAGCGAGGCTCGCGAGGCATCCGGTTATAAACGGCGGAGACGGGGCGAACGAGCATCCTACTCAGGCGCTCATAGACCTTTACACCATCCAGAAAGAGAAGGGGAAGCTCGAGGGGCTGAACGTGGTGCTCTTTGGGGACCTGAAGCATGCGCGGTCGATGCATTCGCTCATATACGGGCTCGCGATGTTCGGCGCGAAGATGAGGATGGTTGCGCCCCAGGGCCTGGAAGTGAGCCAGGACATATTGGAGGAAATAAAGGGGAAGTTCGGGGCGAAAGTGCAGCTCGGCAACGAACCTGACTTTTCGGGCGCGGACGTGGTTTACGTCGTGAGGGTTCAGGAGGAGCGCTTCGTGGACAAGTACGAGGCCAAGAAGATAAAGGAGAAGTTCAGGCTCAGGCTCGCGGATTTGGAGAAGGCGAAGAAGGACGCCATAGTGCTCCACCCGCTTCCCAAGATAGACGAGATAAGCAGCGACGTGGACGGAAGCAGGTACGCAAGGTACTTCGAGCAGGCCGCGAACGCGGTGCCTGTGCGCATGGCTGTAATAGAGTACTGCCTGGACAGGAAATAG
- a CDS encoding NUDIX hydrolase → MSLNEFKPELNAYLVPFRGGKVLVLKRKNGFWEFPGGGVEFGENPEHAAARETEEETGLKAANLSLLGVTSAVYRKDGAEKHSVYVVYKGDVSGEEFRLGPEHETGKWVTPGELQFLKLGYNAQPVCDLIKI, encoded by the coding sequence ATGTCTCTCAACGAATTCAAGCCTGAATTGAACGCCTATCTCGTGCCATTCCGGGGCGGGAAGGTGCTTGTGCTCAAGAGGAAGAACGGATTCTGGGAGTTTCCGGGCGGGGGCGTGGAATTCGGGGAGAACCCCGAACATGCGGCCGCGAGGGAAACCGAGGAGGAAACCGGCCTGAAGGCGGCCAATCTCTCGCTTCTCGGCGTTACTTCGGCGGTTTACAGGAAAGACGGCGCGGAAAAGCATTCGGTTTACGTGGTTTACAAGGGCGACGTTTCAGGGGAAGAGTTCAGGCTCGGGCCAGAGCACGAAACCGGCAAATGGGTGACGCCCGGGGAGCTGCAGTTCCTCAAGCTCGGGTACAACGCCCAGCCGGTGTGCGACTTAATCAAAATTTAA
- a CDS encoding redox-regulated ATPase YchF — translation MSISIGVVGKPNAGKSTLFSALTMADAKIAPFPFTTIEPNRAVAYIRKPCPHTEIGKQCTPRDSSCVQGTRFIPIQITDVAGLVPDAHLGRGLGLQFLDDIRQADALIQVVDASGRTDLEGNPSEGSDPSLEVEFLEKEMTHWIAGILERNWNKVSGRPASALYDLFSSMKIGHAHVEAAVRKLGLAETLNWKQEERLAFADEMRKVKPVLVAANKWDSASGTKRLMERYAGRVVKCASAYELALRKAAKAGAIEYTPGAGEFKIANATEEQRRALSTIDAYMKVNGSTGVQQVLEQVVNGTLGLVAVYPVEDEHKWSDRKGNVLPNVFLLPKGSTALQVAERVHTDLAKNFISAVDARRKLRIGKDYIINDGDIMRIISG, via the coding sequence ATGTCGATTTCGATTGGCGTTGTAGGCAAGCCGAACGCAGGGAAGAGCACGCTGTTCTCAGCGCTCACCATGGCGGACGCGAAAATAGCGCCGTTCCCCTTCACCACGATAGAGCCGAACAGGGCCGTGGCGTACATAAGGAAGCCGTGCCCGCACACCGAAATAGGGAAACAGTGCACGCCGCGCGACTCGAGCTGCGTGCAGGGCACCAGGTTCATACCCATCCAGATAACCGATGTCGCGGGGCTCGTGCCTGACGCGCATCTGGGGAGAGGGCTGGGGCTCCAGTTCCTCGATGACATAAGGCAGGCGGACGCCCTCATTCAGGTGGTTGACGCGAGCGGACGGACAGACTTGGAGGGCAACCCATCCGAGGGCTCAGACCCTTCGCTAGAAGTTGAATTCCTGGAAAAGGAGATGACCCACTGGATTGCCGGCATTTTAGAAAGGAACTGGAACAAGGTGAGCGGCAGGCCCGCGTCCGCGCTTTACGATTTGTTCAGCTCGATGAAGATTGGCCACGCGCACGTGGAAGCTGCAGTAAGGAAGCTCGGGCTGGCCGAAACGCTCAACTGGAAGCAGGAGGAGCGGCTCGCTTTCGCGGATGAGATGAGGAAGGTGAAGCCGGTGCTCGTGGCTGCGAACAAGTGGGATTCGGCGAGCGGGACCAAGAGGCTCATGGAGCGCTACGCAGGCAGGGTGGTGAAGTGCGCGTCAGCCTACGAGCTTGCGCTCAGGAAAGCCGCTAAGGCAGGGGCGATAGAGTACACGCCGGGCGCAGGGGAATTCAAAATCGCGAATGCGACCGAGGAGCAGCGCCGGGCGCTCTCCACCATAGACGCTTACATGAAGGTGAATGGGAGCACCGGCGTGCAGCAGGTGCTCGAGCAGGTCGTGAACGGCACTCTCGGGCTGGTGGCAGTGTATCCGGTTGAAGACGAGCACAAATGGAGCGACAGGAAGGGGAATGTGCTTCCGAACGTGTTCCTGCTCCCGAAAGGCTCCACGGCGCTCCAGGTTGCGGAAAGGGTGCACACCGACCTCGCCAAGAACTTCATCTCCGCGGTGGACGCGCGCAGGAAGCTGCGCATAGGCAAGGATTATATTATTAATGATGGAGATATAATGCGGATAATTTCGGGTTAG
- a CDS encoding eight-cysteine-cluster domain-containing protein: MEAKNYALTFAAVVAAAIFCYAVFVVGTALLPKEHGEGANESSPYEILLRAAEKPAGYDTYTYAYVDDIDGYPIETRMVKSRLFSTLKVQSPVFEKAIYSAGGADALCISFYGNTSCSQVDANSSLAQSFSSMNSSFLGGRTERNVNALAIYNRSGAMAFEGGVGESEVGGKKCQLIKYVLDYSKLTLVDLRDLGMSPNDPVLLYSKDYTFEYCIDNESNTLSAKLDYTYLGEPRETITLIKEALWGSADAAEAVHPALGNTNETEALFLEAINVEKNVLSCARNATTKDACVRNYAVSNDLPDLCLLAGGAKDRCILTLAPQALRSDLCPSVDNASFRDDCWIEMGARKKNASFCENVLDVEKRSYCASLLANSTNSTANASVCAADSQCFTAGCSAQLCVPESGKGTITTCEMRPEFECLKFTTCGCVQNRCEWKNNENYMACMQSMTGANASS, from the coding sequence ATGGAGGCCAAAAACTACGCGCTCACGTTCGCTGCCGTTGTTGCAGCGGCAATTTTCTGCTATGCGGTATTCGTGGTCGGCACGGCCCTGCTCCCGAAGGAGCACGGTGAAGGGGCAAACGAGAGCAGCCCGTACGAAATTTTGCTCAGGGCTGCTGAAAAGCCGGCCGGATACGACACTTACACGTACGCATACGTAGACGACATAGACGGCTATCCCATAGAGACGAGGATGGTGAAGTCCCGGCTTTTCAGCACTCTAAAGGTGCAAAGCCCGGTGTTCGAGAAGGCCATATACTCCGCAGGCGGCGCGGACGCGCTCTGCATAAGCTTTTACGGGAACACCAGCTGTTCCCAGGTCGATGCGAACTCTTCGCTAGCCCAGTCCTTCAGTTCCATGAACAGTTCCTTCCTGGGCGGAAGGACCGAGAGGAACGTGAATGCCCTGGCCATATACAACAGGAGCGGCGCGATGGCCTTCGAAGGCGGGGTGGGTGAAAGCGAGGTGGGCGGAAAGAAGTGCCAGCTGATAAAATACGTGCTGGATTATTCCAAGCTCACGCTGGTGGACCTGCGCGACCTCGGAATGAGCCCGAACGACCCGGTGCTCCTCTACTCCAAGGATTACACTTTCGAGTACTGCATAGACAACGAGAGCAACACCCTCTCTGCGAAGCTTGATTACACCTACCTCGGGGAGCCGAGGGAAACGATCACCCTGATAAAGGAGGCCTTATGGGGCTCGGCTGACGCGGCTGAAGCCGTGCATCCTGCGCTCGGGAACACGAACGAAACCGAAGCGCTCTTCCTTGAAGCGATAAACGTCGAGAAGAACGTGCTGAGCTGCGCCAGGAACGCAACCACCAAGGATGCGTGCGTAAGGAATTACGCTGTCTCCAACGACTTGCCTGACCTGTGCCTGCTCGCAGGAGGGGCCAAGGACAGGTGCATACTCACTCTCGCGCCCCAGGCGCTCAGGAGCGACCTCTGCCCGAGCGTGGACAACGCTTCGTTCAGGGACGACTGCTGGATAGAGATGGGCGCGAGGAAAAAGAATGCGAGCTTCTGCGAAAACGTCCTGGACGTGGAGAAAAGGAGCTACTGCGCGTCCTTGCTCGCGAACTCCACGAATTCCACGGCAAATGCGAGCGTTTGTGCCGCGGATTCGCAGTGCTTCACTGCGGGCTGCTCGGCGCAATTGTGCGTACCTGAAAGCGGCAAGGGCACGATAACAACCTGCGAGATGCGGCCCGAGTTCGAGTGCCTCAAGTTCACCACGTGCGGATGCGTGCAGAATAGGTGCGAGTGGAAAAACAATGAGAACTACATGGCATGCATGCAAAGCATGACAGGTGCCAACGCGAGCAGCTGA
- a CDS encoding MarC family protein: MMEQLVALVSAFVYVFVIIDPLASLPMFISLTEKMKEREIRKSARDAVIIAGIVATVFLIGGTFILDLMKIDMSSFRIAGGIVLGLLGLETVLGFHGSNEKNGDKSAVVTLIATPMLTGPGLITALIVMSSEEGMIVPFVAMVLALLASWIVFDRAVSIRNLLGRRTIDIFSKVFGLFLVAMGVSFIKAGLGA; encoded by the coding sequence ATGATGGAGCAGTTGGTTGCGCTAGTATCGGCCTTTGTATACGTATTTGTGATAATCGATCCGCTTGCAAGCCTTCCCATGTTTATTTCCCTCACCGAGAAGATGAAGGAACGTGAGATAAGGAAATCCGCGCGGGATGCGGTGATAATCGCCGGAATAGTCGCCACGGTTTTCCTGATTGGCGGAACCTTCATACTCGATTTAATGAAGATAGACATGAGCTCGTTCAGGATTGCAGGGGGCATCGTGCTCGGCCTGCTCGGGCTGGAAACCGTGCTCGGATTCCACGGCTCGAACGAGAAGAACGGGGACAAGAGCGCAGTCGTGACCCTCATAGCGACCCCGATGCTCACCGGCCCTGGGCTGATAACCGCGCTCATAGTGATGAGCTCCGAGGAAGGGATGATTGTGCCGTTCGTGGCAATGGTGCTTGCGCTTTTGGCTTCCTGGATTGTGTTCGACCGCGCGGTTTCCATAAGGAACCTCCTCGGCCGCAGGACGATAGACATATTCTCGAAAGTTTTCGGGCTGTTCCTGGTCGCGATGGGGGTCTCGTTCATAAAGGCAGGACTCGGCGCCTGA
- a CDS encoding aspartate carbamoyltransferase regulatory subunit yields MIVEKISNGTVIDHITAGMGRRVLSLLGIDETYPHRVALMINVPSKKTGRKDIVKIEGICVDSAKANIIALAAPNATINIIKNENVERKFNAELPRKLSVGKCPNPNCITNSEKGYEDFSLEGSHYRCNYCERLFRSTELV; encoded by the coding sequence ATGATTGTTGAGAAAATCTCCAACGGGACGGTGATAGACCACATAACTGCAGGGATGGGGAGGCGGGTGCTCAGCCTTCTCGGAATAGATGAGACATATCCGCATCGCGTAGCGCTCATGATAAACGTGCCGAGCAAGAAGACCGGCAGGAAGGACATAGTGAAGATAGAGGGAATATGCGTGGACTCTGCAAAAGCCAACATAATAGCGCTCGCGGCTCCTAACGCGACCATAAACATAATAAAGAACGAGAATGTGGAGAGGAAATTCAACGCCGAGCTTCCGCGGAAGCTTTCTGTGGGAAAATGCCCCAATCCTAATTGCATAACCAATTCGGAAAAGGGGTATGAGGATTTTTCCCTGGAGGGCAGCCATTACAGGTGCAATTACTGCGAGCGGCTGTTCAGGAGCACCGAACTGGTCTGA
- a CDS encoding ABC transporter ATP-binding protein has product MKLKQNPQGEIMRAENLTKVFRLGDAEIRAVDGISISIKSGEFVSVLGPSGCGKSTLLHMLGLLDRPTSGDIYIEGAHVSQMKNGDVTAFRRKRLGFVFQQFNLINNLTVFENAALPLMLDEVEEHRRMEKVLPLLERLGIAHRMNNYTNNISGGEMQRVAIARALALDPDIIFADEPTGNLDSRSGEEVMRIFRELNAAGKTILMITHDRNIAKNADRIIYLRDGKIDKMDDKKG; this is encoded by the coding sequence ATGAAACTCAAACAGAATCCCCAGGGCGAGATAATGCGCGCCGAAAACCTGACCAAGGTGTTCAGGCTCGGCGATGCCGAGATACGGGCAGTGGACGGGATAAGCATTTCGATAAAATCCGGGGAGTTTGTGAGCGTGCTGGGGCCGAGCGGATGCGGCAAGAGCACCCTGCTCCACATGCTCGGGCTCCTGGACCGGCCCACGAGCGGGGACATCTACATCGAAGGCGCCCACGTGTCGCAGATGAAGAACGGGGACGTGACTGCGTTCAGGAGGAAAAGGCTGGGCTTCGTCTTCCAGCAGTTCAACCTCATAAACAACCTCACGGTCTTCGAGAACGCGGCGCTGCCGCTCATGCTCGACGAAGTGGAAGAGCACAGGAGGATGGAGAAGGTGCTCCCGCTGCTGGAGCGCCTCGGCATCGCGCACAGGATGAACAACTACACGAACAACATAAGCGGGGGGGAAATGCAGCGCGTCGCCATAGCGCGCGCTCTCGCACTGGACCCGGACATAATATTCGCGGACGAGCCCACTGGCAACCTGGACAGCAGGAGCGGCGAGGAAGTGATGCGCATATTCAGGGAGCTGAACGCCGCAGGCAAAACGATACTGATGATAACCCATGACAGGAACATAGCCAAGAATGCGGACAGAATTATATACCTAAGGGACGGAAAGATAGATAAGATGGATGACAAAAAAGGATGA